In Humulus lupulus unplaced genomic scaffold, drHumLupu1.1 SCAFFOLD_821, whole genome shotgun sequence, the DNA window tgagaagTGACATTGGATTGATTGTTTTGCAAACAGGAAAATGTGTTGGCAGAATCAAGGATGATGATTCCTGATTGCAGAAAGCGGCTGGAGTCATCCTTAGCTGACCTTAAAGCTACTTTGGCAGAGTTAGAAGAGTTGAATCAGAAGGAAGGCGCAGAAATTGAAGAGGCTCGGACCACTATCTCCCAAGTTGAGAGCTTATTTCCAACAAGCTCAACTTCAGAATCTGAAATCTTGTGATTACATCACTTGCTGCGGATTTAGATATGGGTTTTGAATTGCCTTTTTTGTCTTTGGGTTGATTTGGATGAATCTTGTATTTCTAGACACTGCTTTATCCTCATTCCTATTTTTCTATTGGATTTGTTGTGCCTTCAAATTTGACATTTTGAACACTTCAGATTTGAGCTAATCTTCTTTAAGTGTTATCTGTATTGGGCTTTCTATCTTGGAATTAATTTATTTCCCATATATATTTTGGCACAAGCACAACTTACCATTACCAATTGTGAAGGAAAAGCATACCATGGACATGGATTGCTAATGCAAGCTTCCTTGTGCTATTCAAATTTTGGATTTGTTGAGCCGGCTTGCCACATTCAAGTACTCGATGGAGAAGGAAAAATTTCTTTTGGGGACACAATTGCTCAACCTAATTAACTCCATCTAACCTCGGAGCGTTTCAGAGCTCATTTCTTGCTTTGCAACCTCAACTGGCTTGTCCT includes these proteins:
- the LOC133811626 gene encoding tubulin-folding cofactor A-like, whose product is MATLRSLKIKTSTCKRLERELHSYEKEVETEAAKTAKMKENGADPYDLKQQENVLAESRMMIPDCRKRLESSLADLKATLAELEELNQKEGAEIEEARTTISQVESLFPTSSTSESEIL